The nucleotide window TCTTCTTCAACAAAAATATCCAATGGGACGTCGGTTTGCGTTCCAGTTTGAACCGGGGTGCCCCACGTGAGTTCGGCACCTTTGAAGAATGATCCCGACTTGGGGTATGCGATATTGCGAATCGCATCCTTGAAAAGAGTTTTGATGGTTTTAACTTGCTTCTTTGAGAGAGACTTCTTGTGAGGCTTAACTGGACCCTCGGTAAGTTTCTTGAAATCGATGAGTTGGTCGAGCTGCGCATAGATTTTTTTATTACTGGCCAACTCAGTGGCACTAAGCTTTTTAGTATCCGCGGCCTGGACTACCTGTTGAAGAACATCGACCAGGATACGCGACTTGTCTAACGGTGACTGCTTAGATGCAGGCGCAACCGAGGCTGCGAAAGTTACAAATGCCAGAGTAAGGATAGGTAAAAATTTAGTCATGGGTCAAACTCCGTTTAGACAGCATGGCGAGTAAGGATGGTAACCCTACTAAGCACGATAGCAGATTAGCGGCGAGCCCCACCAGAGAAAGGGCGGCCAAGGAACGTAGAGCTGGGTGTGAGGTAAGAAACATGGCTCCAAATCCAAGAGCACTGGTCAAAAGTGCACCGGTGATGGCGCGACTTGTTTCCTGCATGGTTTGTTCCGCGTTTTGGTTTTCTGAGTAACGCGTCATGATGTGGATTCCTCCGTCTACACCTAGCCCAAAGAGTACGGGGATCATGACGATGTTAAGGTAATCAAAATGCACCGGTGTAAGTGCAACCAGGCCACATGTGAACACCATGGTGATCGTGGCAGGCAGCAGTGCAAATACCGTTGTTTTGAGATTTCCAAATAAAATCAATACAGTAAAGAATACTGCCACCAAGGTGAAAAGCATAACCTGAGGCGATTCTATAAAAATAACTTCGAGAATATCCGCCAAAACCATGGCCTCGCCAGCTGCTACAACGGGCTTTTGCTCGGGCGAACTGTTTCTGATTTCTTCGGCGAAATAGCGAAGCCGAGCTCCGTCACTGATGGCGATAGATGGGTAGACCAATAGAACCCCGCTGCTATCCGAGCCATCAATCGTTGAAAAACGTTGCTGAACCGACAGGGGTAGGTCGCTGAGACCGAACGGTTCAACTTTTGCCATCTTTTTGAGCTGGCGTAGCTTTCGTCTCATCGGACGCTCAAGTTGGGAGCTCTTAACTTTGCGAGCGATGGTGTAAATCTCATCCATCACGAGCTTTTTCTCTGCTTGATTGTTCGGAACGAGATCGGCCTGGGCTGCGACAAAATCAATTGTTGAAGCCTCTCCGAGGGTTCTTTGCCTGGCTCGAATATCTTCGGAGATCTTGAGAGCTTCTTCGCCGCTGTCTGCCATGAGAAGCAGGGGTGATTGGCTGTGGCCGAGAATACGCCCCACTTCTTTGTTGAGAATGACGCTGCGCAGGTCGTGTCCGCCCTGGAGCGATTGAAAGTCGTAATCGAAATTGGCGTAGGGAATTGCGAAGCCAAGCAGTAGCGCCGCTGTCGCTGTTGCGATGAGCGCGCCGCGTTTCCATTGGTCAATGGATTTGTAAAAAGTAGATGTGGCGTAGGGATCTCGGCTTTTTGCCCTCCAGCCGGTTCGCTCTGCGATGCTCAGTAGGGCCGGCATCACCAGTATGTAGGCGCTAACAATGAGAAGCATACCTGCAGCGGCGACGGTCCCAAACTCGGCAAAGGCGCGAAACTCGGATAGGGCAGGTCCTGTGAATCCAACGGCGGTCGTAATCGCTGCCAAGAGAACGGCGCGGCCCGTATGCCCAAAGGTATTGGCCAGTGCTTCCTCAGGTGATTCGTTGTCTGCCCGGCTAGACTCATAGCTACCCAGCAGGTGGATACCGTGGTCGATGCCGACTCCCAGTAAGACCGCCCCAATGAGACCTGTGAGGATATTTAGCGAGTCGAAGGCTATCCCCGCAAAAGCAAAGGTCCAAAAGATTCCTAGAAGCAGTGGCGTGTAAATGAGGACGATGGCAAACCAGCGGCGGAAGTGAAATGCCAAATAAAAGAGCATCAGTAAGGCCGCGGTAATCGAGGCAAGTTTGAGGTCACCGGTGACTGAGGTTTGCTGATCGATGCGTTGTTTAAACCGCCCTGTAAGCTCGACTTTTAAATCTGGGTGATAAGAAGCTGGGTTGAGCGCTGCCACGACTTTCTCGCTGTCGGTTACGACTGATTTACAAAATACCAAGTCGGTGGCGAGGCCGTTGGGACGAACCATAACCACGACGGCATCTGATTGGTCGTCATGGTAGAGGTCACTCGTGTTTTGCTTCACGGCCCAGCTCATAGCCTGGTCACGCATATATTTGTTCTCGAGGTTCATAAAACGCTCGATTTCGAACTCGGGAGCAGGGGAATCGCTGAGCGAGATCATCAGTGGATTGGCATTGAGTCGTTCCCATTCAACCCGAGCGCCTAGCTGGTCACGGAGCTTTTTCAGGTCCTCCAGGGCCATAAAATAAAGGCCACGAAGTTCGAAGAAATGGTTCGGGCGGTGGGCGTCAACAGAGCGAACCCAAGGGCGCTCAGCGACCGCTTTCTCAATATCCAAGGCGAATTTCTCAGCAAATTCAGCGGGGGCACCGTGTATGTAGAAAGTGAGGACACCCGATCCTCCGTAGCGCTTTTTGAGGGTTTCAAGATCTTGGACACTGCGAAAAGTGGTTGGCAGGAGCGCTATCATATCGGTGTCGATGGTGAGTCGACGGGCGCCTTGAAAGCTTAAAATGCTAAAAAGAGTAATACAAACAAGGGTTAAGACGGCGCGCTGGTACGAAAATCGAGCTACGGCGCCCACAACCGTCTCGAGAGCGTGTACGATTCGATTGGATTTTCTCTCAGCCTGCATACCGACAACTTCTCTAAAATGGCGCGTTGGGACGCCAGGGGTACTCAAAACATTCGATAAACGGTTCAATTTTCTGCGCTCAAACCCGCGTCTCTGCATAGTCATCTGACTCGGGGGTGGCGATAGTGCCGGTCTCGCCGCACAAATGCGCCTATGGCAGATACAACACCGGTTTTCAAAGACATTTTTAAAATAATAACGTGCTGCGGCATAACCGCGCACGTGTCTGAGAGATCGTTGCTGCATGGTTTCGAACTTTCATACCTGTTAGGCTCTTCGAAGAGCTTCGCGGTGGCACGAAGTTCGGATGTTACGAATGACCAGGAGAAGTTCAGAGGCATGCAAGACAACCTAAAAAAACTCGTCCAAGACGTGTTTGGGTTCGACGTGCGATTTGATGTTTCGAGAGAAGCTCAACCGGGCTGGCACGTGGTCGAGCTAACCGGTGTGAACTACTGCATGCACGTACCGGAGGCTGCAGCAGAATGGATTCCTCGGCTCGAAAAGTTAATGGCAACCTGTGTGGGTTATGAGATTCAGC belongs to Deltaproteobacteria bacterium and includes:
- a CDS encoding MMPL family transporter, which gives rise to MNRLSNVLSTPGVPTRHFREVVGMQAERKSNRIVHALETVVGAVARFSYQRAVLTLVCITLFSILSFQGARRLTIDTDMIALLPTTFRSVQDLETLKKRYGGSGVLTFYIHGAPAEFAEKFALDIEKAVAERPWVRSVDAHRPNHFFELRGLYFMALEDLKKLRDQLGARVEWERLNANPLMISLSDSPAPEFEIERFMNLENKYMRDQAMSWAVKQNTSDLYHDDQSDAVVVMVRPNGLATDLVFCKSVVTDSEKVVAALNPASYHPDLKVELTGRFKQRIDQQTSVTGDLKLASITAALLMLFYLAFHFRRWFAIVLIYTPLLLGIFWTFAFAGIAFDSLNILTGLIGAVLLGVGIDHGIHLLGSYESSRADNESPEEALANTFGHTGRAVLLAAITTAVGFTGPALSEFRAFAEFGTVAAAGMLLIVSAYILVMPALLSIAERTGWRAKSRDPYATSTFYKSIDQWKRGALIATATAALLLGFAIPYANFDYDFQSLQGGHDLRSVILNKEVGRILGHSQSPLLLMADSGEEALKISEDIRARQRTLGEASTIDFVAAQADLVPNNQAEKKLVMDEIYTIARKVKSSQLERPMRRKLRQLKKMAKVEPFGLSDLPLSVQQRFSTIDGSDSSGVLLVYPSIAISDGARLRYFAEEIRNSSPEQKPVVAAGEAMVLADILEVIFIESPQVMLFTLVAVFFTVLILFGNLKTTVFALLPATITMVFTCGLVALTPVHFDYLNIVMIPVLFGLGVDGGIHIMTRYSENQNAEQTMQETSRAITGALLTSALGFGAMFLTSHPALRSLAALSLVGLAANLLSCLVGLPSLLAMLSKRSLTHD